The following proteins come from a genomic window of Gossypium raimondii isolate GPD5lz chromosome 5, ASM2569854v1, whole genome shotgun sequence:
- the LOC105768261 gene encoding kinesin-like protein KIN-14N isoform X1 produces MSSKNQNKPPFHHNTTSPSTTSTTTPSTSKNKCIAAEVSEEKGQKLGFQKMIGTPNNGRLRLAFSLVNGSQDLGPDSTPVSHAGSECGAIEFTREDVEALVSEKMKSKNKFNYKERCENMMEYIKRLRLCIRWFQELEGEYAFEQEKLRSALELTERRCYEMEMALKNKDEEMNLIILELRNSLASLQEQLVKEESEKKAAMDSLVKEKEARDSIERSKASLSEELDKVRAELDSANQRIESINDMYKLLQEYNSSLQIYNSKLQTDVTAAHETIKRGEKERLAAVENLHNLRGEHKSLQDQLTSSIASQDGVMKQKDALLNEVACLRMELHQIKDDRDQYQQQAQSLAVEASKYKELATNSSGLEEKCLSQGNQIQILHDQLAVAERKLQMSDTFALEKRKEFEGQKEIIEELHKCLEDAEFKLIEGEKLRKKLHNTILELKGNIRVFCRVRPQLADDSSSNHGKVFSYPTVMEYLDRSIDMTHNGQKHSFIFDKVFMPDVSQEEVFVEISQLVQSALDGYKVCIFAYGQTGSGKTYTMMGKPGQPDEKGLIPRSLEQIFQTIQALQHQGWRYEMQVSMLEIYNETIRDLLSTNRDSSRFENGVTGKQYMIKHDANGNTQVSDLTIVDVQSSREVSFLLDRAAQSRSVGRTQMNEQSSRSHFVFTMRITGVNESTEQQVQGVLNLIDLAGSERLSKSGSTGDRLKETQAINKSLSSLADVIFALAKKEDHVPFRNSKLTYLLQPCLGGDSKTLMFVNLSPEPSSAGESLCSLRFAARVNACEIGTPRRQLNIRTSNSRLSYG; encoded by the exons atgaGCTCAAAGAATCAGAATAAACCTCCCTTTCATCATAACACTACCAGTCCCTCAACTACTTCCACTACAACCCCAAGCACTTCAAAA AATAAATGCATTGCTGCTGAAGTGAGTGAAGAGAAGGGGCAAAAGCTTGGATTTCAAAAAATGATTGGCACTCCAAATAATGGTAGGCTCCGGCTAGCTTTTTCTCTTGTAAATGGCTCCCAAGATCTTGGCCCCGATAGCACGCCGGTGAGCCATGCCGGTTCTGAATGCGGTGCCATTGAGTTCACTAGAGAGGATGTGGAGGCATTAGTGAGTGAGAAAATGAAATCCAAGAACAAGTTTAACTATAAG GAGAGATGTGAGAATATGATGGAGTATATAAAGAGGCTTAGGCTTTGCATTAGATGGTTCCAAGAACTTGAAGGAGAATATGCATTTGAACAAGAGAAATTAAGGAGTGCTTTGGAATTAACTGAAAGAAGATGCTATGAAATGG AGATGGCTCTGAAAAACAAGGATGAAGAaatgaatttgataattttggaGCTAAGAAATAGCTTGGCTTCTTTACAAGAGCAGCTCGTGAAAGAAGAATCTGAGAAGAAG GCTGCAATGGATTCtcttgtaaaagaaaaagaagctcGGGATAGTATTGAAAGGTCAAAGGCTTCTCTCTCCGAAGAGCTTGATAAAGTTCGAGCTGAGCTTGATAGTGCTAATCAAAGg ATAGAATCGATAAATGATATGTACAAGCTACTACAAGAATACAACTCGAGTTTACAGATATATAACAGTAAACTCCAGACGGATGTCACCGCTGCTCATGAAACCATTAAGCGCGGTGAGAAAGAGAGATTGGCTGCTGTGGAAAATCTTCATAACTTAAGGGGTGAACATAAATCGTTGCAAGATCAACTCACTTCATCTATA GCTTCACAAGATGGGGTTATGAAGCAAAAAGATGCTTTGCTGAACGAAGTTGCATGTCTTAGAATGGAGCTACACCAGATTAAGGACGATCGTGACCAATATCAACAGCAAGCGCAAAGTCTAGCTGTTGAAGCATCGAAATACAAAGAGTTGGCAACCAACTCGAGTGGATTGGAG GAGAAATGCTTGTCGCAAGGTAATCAAATACAAATTTTGCACGATCAATTAGCGGTTGCAGAGAGGAAATTACAG ATGTCTGATACGTTCGCACTTGAGAAAAGAAAGGAGTTTGAAGGACAAAAGGAAATCATAGAGGAGTTACATAAATGCTTAGAAGATGCAGAATTTAAGCTTATAGAAGGAGAGAAGCTACGAAAGAAGTTGCATAATACTATATTG GAATTGAAGGGGAATATCCGTGTATTTTGTCGAGTGCGTCCTCAATTGGCTGATGATAGTTCAAGTAACCATGGGAAGGTTTTCTCTTATCCCACAGTAATGGAATACCTTGATCGCAGCATTGACATGACACATAACG GGCAGAAGCATTCTTTCATTTTCGATAAAGTATTTATGCCTGATGTGTCACAAGAGGAAGTTTTTGTCGAAATCTCACAACTTGTACAAAGTGCTCTTGATGGTTACAAG gTTTGCATTTTTGCTTATGGGCAAACTGGTTCGGGTAAAACCTACACTATGATGGGCAAACCGGGACAGCCGGATGAGAAGGGATTAATACCTCGTTCGTTAgaacaaatatttcaaactatACAAGCTCTTCAACATCAAGGCTGGAGATATGAAATGCAG GTCTCAATGTTAGAAATATACAATGAAACAATCCGTGATTTGTTATCAACAAACCGGGATTCATCACGATTTGAAAATGGTGTTACTGGAAAGCAATATATGATTAAACACGATGCCAATGGAAACACTCAAGTCTCAGATCTAACTATTGTGGATGTTCAAAGTAGTAGAGAGGTCTCATTTCTTTTAGACCGAGCTGCACAAAGCAG GTCCGTGGGGAGAACTCAAATGAATGAACAATCATCGAGAAGTCATTTTGTCTTCACAATGCGAATAACTGGTGTTAATGAG AGCACTGAACAACAAGTACAAGGTGTCTTGAATCTAATCGATCTTGCTGGAAGTGAACGACTATCCAAAAGTGGCTCAACAGGGGACCGGTTGAAAGAGACTCAA GCCATTAATAAAAGTCTATCGTCTTTAGCCGATGTTATATTTGCATTGGCAAAGAAGGAAGATCATGTACCATTTAGGAACTCAAAACTCACTTATCTTCTTCAG
- the LOC105768261 gene encoding kinesin-like protein KIN-14N isoform X2 produces the protein MKWMALKNKDEEMNLIILELRNSLASLQEQLVKEESEKKAAMDSLVKEKEARDSIERSKASLSEELDKVRAELDSANQRIESINDMYKLLQEYNSSLQIYNSKLQTDVTAAHETIKRGEKERLAAVENLHNLRGEHKSLQDQLTSSIASQDGVMKQKDALLNEVACLRMELHQIKDDRDQYQQQAQSLAVEASKYKELATNSSGLEEKCLSQGNQIQILHDQLAVAERKLQMSDTFALEKRKEFEGQKEIIEELHKCLEDAEFKLIEGEKLRKKLHNTILELKGNIRVFCRVRPQLADDSSSNHGKVFSYPTVMEYLDRSIDMTHNGQKHSFIFDKVFMPDVSQEEVFVEISQLVQSALDGYKVCIFAYGQTGSGKTYTMMGKPGQPDEKGLIPRSLEQIFQTIQALQHQGWRYEMQVSMLEIYNETIRDLLSTNRDSSRFENGVTGKQYMIKHDANGNTQVSDLTIVDVQSSREVSFLLDRAAQSRSVGRTQMNEQSSRSHFVFTMRITGVNESTEQQVQGVLNLIDLAGSERLSKSGSTGDRLKETQAINKSLSSLADVIFALAKKEDHVPFRNSKLTYLLQPCLGGDSKTLMFVNLSPEPSSAGESLCSLRFAARVNACEIGTPRRQLNIRTSNSRLSYG, from the exons ATGAAATGG ATGGCTCTGAAAAACAAGGATGAAGAaatgaatttgataattttggaGCTAAGAAATAGCTTGGCTTCTTTACAAGAGCAGCTCGTGAAAGAAGAATCTGAGAAGAAG GCTGCAATGGATTCtcttgtaaaagaaaaagaagctcGGGATAGTATTGAAAGGTCAAAGGCTTCTCTCTCCGAAGAGCTTGATAAAGTTCGAGCTGAGCTTGATAGTGCTAATCAAAGg ATAGAATCGATAAATGATATGTACAAGCTACTACAAGAATACAACTCGAGTTTACAGATATATAACAGTAAACTCCAGACGGATGTCACCGCTGCTCATGAAACCATTAAGCGCGGTGAGAAAGAGAGATTGGCTGCTGTGGAAAATCTTCATAACTTAAGGGGTGAACATAAATCGTTGCAAGATCAACTCACTTCATCTATA GCTTCACAAGATGGGGTTATGAAGCAAAAAGATGCTTTGCTGAACGAAGTTGCATGTCTTAGAATGGAGCTACACCAGATTAAGGACGATCGTGACCAATATCAACAGCAAGCGCAAAGTCTAGCTGTTGAAGCATCGAAATACAAAGAGTTGGCAACCAACTCGAGTGGATTGGAG GAGAAATGCTTGTCGCAAGGTAATCAAATACAAATTTTGCACGATCAATTAGCGGTTGCAGAGAGGAAATTACAG ATGTCTGATACGTTCGCACTTGAGAAAAGAAAGGAGTTTGAAGGACAAAAGGAAATCATAGAGGAGTTACATAAATGCTTAGAAGATGCAGAATTTAAGCTTATAGAAGGAGAGAAGCTACGAAAGAAGTTGCATAATACTATATTG GAATTGAAGGGGAATATCCGTGTATTTTGTCGAGTGCGTCCTCAATTGGCTGATGATAGTTCAAGTAACCATGGGAAGGTTTTCTCTTATCCCACAGTAATGGAATACCTTGATCGCAGCATTGACATGACACATAACG GGCAGAAGCATTCTTTCATTTTCGATAAAGTATTTATGCCTGATGTGTCACAAGAGGAAGTTTTTGTCGAAATCTCACAACTTGTACAAAGTGCTCTTGATGGTTACAAG gTTTGCATTTTTGCTTATGGGCAAACTGGTTCGGGTAAAACCTACACTATGATGGGCAAACCGGGACAGCCGGATGAGAAGGGATTAATACCTCGTTCGTTAgaacaaatatttcaaactatACAAGCTCTTCAACATCAAGGCTGGAGATATGAAATGCAG GTCTCAATGTTAGAAATATACAATGAAACAATCCGTGATTTGTTATCAACAAACCGGGATTCATCACGATTTGAAAATGGTGTTACTGGAAAGCAATATATGATTAAACACGATGCCAATGGAAACACTCAAGTCTCAGATCTAACTATTGTGGATGTTCAAAGTAGTAGAGAGGTCTCATTTCTTTTAGACCGAGCTGCACAAAGCAG GTCCGTGGGGAGAACTCAAATGAATGAACAATCATCGAGAAGTCATTTTGTCTTCACAATGCGAATAACTGGTGTTAATGAG AGCACTGAACAACAAGTACAAGGTGTCTTGAATCTAATCGATCTTGCTGGAAGTGAACGACTATCCAAAAGTGGCTCAACAGGGGACCGGTTGAAAGAGACTCAA GCCATTAATAAAAGTCTATCGTCTTTAGCCGATGTTATATTTGCATTGGCAAAGAAGGAAGATCATGTACCATTTAGGAACTCAAAACTCACTTATCTTCTTCAG
- the LOC105768265 gene encoding histone H2A.6 — translation MAGRGKTLGSGASKKATSRSSKAGLQFPVGRIARFLKAGKYAERVGAGAPVYLAAVLEYLAAEVLELAGNAARDNKKTRIVPRHIQLAVRNDEELSKLLGDVTIANGGVMPNIHNLLLPKKAGTSSKASGGDED, via the exons ATGGCGGGTCGGGGCAAAACTCTCGGATCCGGAGCCTCGAAGAAGGCGACATCGAGGAGTAGCAAGGCTGGGCTTCAATTTCCGGTGGGTCGTATAGCTCGGTTCCTTAAGGCTGGGAAATATGCTGAACGAGTCGGCGCCGGAGCTCCGGTTTACCTTGCCGCTGTTCTTGAATATCTTGCCGCTGAG GTTCTTGAGCTTGCCGGAAATGCAGCGAGAGACAACAAGAAAACCCGAATTGTGCCACGCCATATTCAGCTAGCCGTAAGGAACGATGAAGAGCTAAGCAAATTACTTGGAGATGTCACGATTGCCAACGGTGGTGTGATGCCCAACATCCACAATCTCCTCCTTCCTAAGAAAGCTGGAACTTCCTCAAAAGCATCTGGAGGTGATGAAGATTAG
- the LOC105768261 gene encoding kinesin-like protein KIN-14N isoform X3 yields the protein MIGTPNNGRLRLAFSLVNGSQDLGPDSTPVSHAGSECGAIEFTREDVEALVSEKMKSKNKFNYKERCENMMEYIKRLRLCIRWFQELEGEYAFEQEKLRSALELTERRCYEMEMALKNKDEEMNLIILELRNSLASLQEQLVKEESEKKAAMDSLVKEKEARDSIERSKASLSEELDKVRAELDSANQRIESINDMYKLLQEYNSSLQIYNSKLQTDVTAAHETIKRGEKERLAAVENLHNLRGEHKSLQDQLTSSIASQDGVMKQKDALLNEVACLRMELHQIKDDRDQYQQQAQSLAVEASKYKELATNSSGLEEKCLSQGNQIQILHDQLAVAERKLQMSDTFALEKRKEFEGQKEIIEELHKCLEDAEFKLIEGEKLRKKLHNTILELKGNIRVFCRVRPQLADDSSSNHGKVFSYPTVMEYLDRSIDMTHNGQKHSFIFDKVFMPDVSQEEVFVEISQLVQSALDGYKVCIFAYGQTGSGKTYTMMGKPGQPDEKGLIPRSLEQIFQTIQALQHQGWRYEMQVSMLEIYNETIRDLLSTNRDSSRFENGVTGKQYMIKHDANGNTQVSDLTIVDVQSSREVSFLLDRAAQSRSVGRTQMNEQSSRSHFVFTMRITGVNESTEQQVQGVLNLIDLAGSERLSKSGSTGDRLKETQAINKSLSSLADVIFALAKKEDHVPFRNSKLTYLLQPCLGGDSKTLMFVNLSPEPSSAGESLCSLRFAARVNACEIGTPRRQLNIRTSNSRLSYG from the exons ATGATTGGCACTCCAAATAATGGTAGGCTCCGGCTAGCTTTTTCTCTTGTAAATGGCTCCCAAGATCTTGGCCCCGATAGCACGCCGGTGAGCCATGCCGGTTCTGAATGCGGTGCCATTGAGTTCACTAGAGAGGATGTGGAGGCATTAGTGAGTGAGAAAATGAAATCCAAGAACAAGTTTAACTATAAG GAGAGATGTGAGAATATGATGGAGTATATAAAGAGGCTTAGGCTTTGCATTAGATGGTTCCAAGAACTTGAAGGAGAATATGCATTTGAACAAGAGAAATTAAGGAGTGCTTTGGAATTAACTGAAAGAAGATGCTATGAAATGG AGATGGCTCTGAAAAACAAGGATGAAGAaatgaatttgataattttggaGCTAAGAAATAGCTTGGCTTCTTTACAAGAGCAGCTCGTGAAAGAAGAATCTGAGAAGAAG GCTGCAATGGATTCtcttgtaaaagaaaaagaagctcGGGATAGTATTGAAAGGTCAAAGGCTTCTCTCTCCGAAGAGCTTGATAAAGTTCGAGCTGAGCTTGATAGTGCTAATCAAAGg ATAGAATCGATAAATGATATGTACAAGCTACTACAAGAATACAACTCGAGTTTACAGATATATAACAGTAAACTCCAGACGGATGTCACCGCTGCTCATGAAACCATTAAGCGCGGTGAGAAAGAGAGATTGGCTGCTGTGGAAAATCTTCATAACTTAAGGGGTGAACATAAATCGTTGCAAGATCAACTCACTTCATCTATA GCTTCACAAGATGGGGTTATGAAGCAAAAAGATGCTTTGCTGAACGAAGTTGCATGTCTTAGAATGGAGCTACACCAGATTAAGGACGATCGTGACCAATATCAACAGCAAGCGCAAAGTCTAGCTGTTGAAGCATCGAAATACAAAGAGTTGGCAACCAACTCGAGTGGATTGGAG GAGAAATGCTTGTCGCAAGGTAATCAAATACAAATTTTGCACGATCAATTAGCGGTTGCAGAGAGGAAATTACAG ATGTCTGATACGTTCGCACTTGAGAAAAGAAAGGAGTTTGAAGGACAAAAGGAAATCATAGAGGAGTTACATAAATGCTTAGAAGATGCAGAATTTAAGCTTATAGAAGGAGAGAAGCTACGAAAGAAGTTGCATAATACTATATTG GAATTGAAGGGGAATATCCGTGTATTTTGTCGAGTGCGTCCTCAATTGGCTGATGATAGTTCAAGTAACCATGGGAAGGTTTTCTCTTATCCCACAGTAATGGAATACCTTGATCGCAGCATTGACATGACACATAACG GGCAGAAGCATTCTTTCATTTTCGATAAAGTATTTATGCCTGATGTGTCACAAGAGGAAGTTTTTGTCGAAATCTCACAACTTGTACAAAGTGCTCTTGATGGTTACAAG gTTTGCATTTTTGCTTATGGGCAAACTGGTTCGGGTAAAACCTACACTATGATGGGCAAACCGGGACAGCCGGATGAGAAGGGATTAATACCTCGTTCGTTAgaacaaatatttcaaactatACAAGCTCTTCAACATCAAGGCTGGAGATATGAAATGCAG GTCTCAATGTTAGAAATATACAATGAAACAATCCGTGATTTGTTATCAACAAACCGGGATTCATCACGATTTGAAAATGGTGTTACTGGAAAGCAATATATGATTAAACACGATGCCAATGGAAACACTCAAGTCTCAGATCTAACTATTGTGGATGTTCAAAGTAGTAGAGAGGTCTCATTTCTTTTAGACCGAGCTGCACAAAGCAG GTCCGTGGGGAGAACTCAAATGAATGAACAATCATCGAGAAGTCATTTTGTCTTCACAATGCGAATAACTGGTGTTAATGAG AGCACTGAACAACAAGTACAAGGTGTCTTGAATCTAATCGATCTTGCTGGAAGTGAACGACTATCCAAAAGTGGCTCAACAGGGGACCGGTTGAAAGAGACTCAA GCCATTAATAAAAGTCTATCGTCTTTAGCCGATGTTATATTTGCATTGGCAAAGAAGGAAGATCATGTACCATTTAGGAACTCAAAACTCACTTATCTTCTTCAG
- the LOC105768263 gene encoding formin-like protein 5 — MGGKRIPCLIFLVTLLCISLAIILDYRSAAEEAFLNVLVDPSTGEINENRVGLLWINCRQDLNDLLYAFVDPKLRRLEEILSNVIHTAGYSSAKENIRNLVNIRHPELKHVLSNCIRNNHLIFQASEEDSKPSYTRYVKLLFRRHDVPRRILGSKNTEEAPDSDLGPSPSPSPSSSPSPSPSSSPSSSPSSSPNLAPAPSDSKVPESEAADSKAPDVRPTPSKRPPFSLPPPVPTRSNQHPPPVLSPQNNSHHDEGHLEEKGTSLRTLIIACIVTALVTAMAALLFLSLCSRKQINKKPISGGEIGNASNEHKDSTDDSIALEISSDGKSSLGTVDVAGASATATATAAAAAAAGAGASSGASKASAESSATSGDTNSVVPQPAGKAGTSTAAVPLVNGLSGGVDAVPSEPPNQVGANSPPAPTGSANVPRPPGPLSPPKPPTSPPKPPPPVPPGPKVPKPPGGPQHSNAKSGDGSSAAGNDANTSKAKLKPFFWDKVAAKPNSAMVWDQIKAGSFQFSEELIETLFGASVQKNKKTDKKEPSAQDQGPQYVQLIEPKKAQNLAILLRALNVTTKEVCDALREGNDLPVEFLQTLLKMAPTSDEEHKLKTFSGEFSQLGLSEQFLKQLLDIPFAFKRIEVLIFMCSLKEDVSATKESFETLEVACKDLRGSRLFLKLLEAVLKTGNRMNDGTFHGGAEAFKLDTLLKLSDVKGVDGKTTLLHFVVREIIRTEGLKAARAERESESFNSLKSNDILEDVSHDPEDHYHDLGFKAVSHLSSELENVKKAAAIDAENLTGTVIKLGHSLLKARDFLNSEMKGLEEDSGFQKALKSLVEKAEVEVKSLIEEEKRIMELVKNTGNYFHGNVKKDEGIRLFVVVRDFLVILDKVCKELRDKPKISHKKEGSHASSSSGSSIGSPSPDC, encoded by the exons ATGGGTGGCAAAAGAATTCCTTGTTTGATATTTTTGGTAACTTTGCTTTGTATTTCATTGGCAATCATTTTGGATTATAGAAGTGCTGCAGAAGAAGCATTTCTTAATGTATTAGTTGATCCATCAACTGGGGAGATCAATGAAAATCGG GTGGGATTGTTATGGATAAATTGCAGACAAGATTTGAATGATTTACTGTATGCTTTTGTAGACCCCAAATTACGCCGTCTAGAGGAAATACTCTCCAATGTTATCCATACGGCGGGTTACTCATCGGCAAAAGAAAACATTCGGAACTTGGTTAATATTCGCCATCCCGAGTTAAAGCATGTTCTTTCTAATTGCATAAGAAATAATCATCTTATATTCCAAGCATCTGAGGAAGATAGTAAGCCTTCGTACACCAGATATGTCAAGTTATTATTTCGCAGGCATGATGTTCCTAGAAGGATTTTAGGCTCTAAGAACACTGAAGAAGCCCCTGACTCGGACTTAGGCCCATCACCATCACCATCCCCATCATCATCCCCATCTCCATCtccatcatcatcaccatcatcatcccCATCGTCATCCCCAAATCTGGCCCCAGCCCCTTCTGATTCCAAAGTTCCCGAATCTGAAGCTGCTGATTCCAAAGCTCCTGATGTTAGGCCAACTCCATCAAAACGTCCACCATTTTCACTCCCTCCACCAGTTCCTACACGTTCTAACCAACATCCACCTCCAGTACTTAGTCCTCAGAACAATTCACATCACGATGAAGGTCATTTGGAAGAAAAAGGAACTAGCTTGAGAACACTTATTATTGCTTGTATTGTGACTGCATTAGTAACAGCCATGGCTGCATTGTTGTTCCTCTCTTTATGCTCCCGTAAGCAAATTAATAAGAAGCCCATCTCCGGCG GAGAGATAGGTAACGCATCAAACGAGCATAAGGATTCAACTGATGACAGTATTGCTCTAGAAATTTCGTCGGACGGAAAGTCATCACTTGGAACTGTTGATGTTGCTGGTGCTTCTGCCACTGCCACTGCCACTGCCGCTGCCGCTGCCGCTGCTGGTGCTGGTGCCAGTTCGGGTGCCTCCAAAGCCTCAGCTGAATCTTCTGCTACATCAGGTGATACTAATTCGGTGGTACCTCAGCCTGCAGGAAAGGCAGGAACTTCCACAGCTGCCGTACCTCTGGTGAATGGTCTTTCTGGTGGAGTGGATGCTGTCCCTTCTGAACCTCCTAACCAGGTTGGAGCCAATTCTCCACCTGCACCAACTGGTTCTGCCAATGTACCCCGACCTCCTGGACCTCTGTCACCACCTAAACCTCCCACTTCTCCTCCTAAGCCACCTCCACCAGTGCCCCCAGGTCCCAAGGTGCCTAAACCGCCAGGTGGACCACAACATTCAAATGCTAAATCTGGTGATGGATCGAGTGCAGCAGGAAATGATGCCAATACTTCTAAAGCCAAACTAAAGCCCTTTTTCTGGGATAAAGTTGCAGCCAAGCCAAACAGTGCAATGGTCTGGGATCAGATCAAAGCTGGATCATTCCA GTTCAGTGAGGAGCTGATTGAAACTCTGTTCGGGGCGTCAGTtcaaaaaaacaagaaaactgATAAGAAAGAGCCATCTGCACAGGATCAGGGACCTCAGTATGTTCAACTCATTGAACCCAAGAAAGCACAAAATTTAGCAATCCTTTTGCGGGCATTGAATGTAACCACTAAAGAAGTATGTGATGCACTTCGTGAAG GAAATGACCTCCCAGTTGAATTCCTTCAGACATTATTGAAGATGGCACCAACATCCGATGAAGAACacaaacttaaaacattcaGTGGTGAATTTTCCCAACTCGGTCTGTCCGAGCAATTCCTAAAACAATTGCTTGACATCCCTTTTGCTTTTAAACGAATAGAAGTTCTGATTTTTATGTGTTCTCTTAAAGAGGATGTTTCTGCCACTAAAGAGTCCTTCGAGACATTAGAG GTTGCTTGCAAGGATTTAAGAGGTAGTCGCCTATTCCTCAAGCTTTTAGAAGCTGTTCTCAAAACCGGAAATCGCATGAACGATGGGACATTCCATGGTGGTGCAGAAGCTTTCAAGCTCGATACGCTTTTGAAGTTATCGGATGTTAAAGGAGTAGATGGAAAGACCACACTATTGCATTTTGTTGTCCGAGAAATAATACGTACTGAAGGTTTGAAAGCTGCCCGTGCTGAAAGAGAAAGTGAAAGTTTTAACAGCTTAAAATCCAACGATATTCTCGAGGATGTTTCCCATGATCCAGAAGACCACTACCACGACCTTGGGTTTAAGGCGGTTTCACATCTGAGTAGTGAACTTGAAAATGTCAAGAAAGCTGCAGCCATTGATGCCGAAAACTTAACAGGAACTGTTATCAAACTCGGCCATTCACTCCTAAAAGCACGTGATTTCTTGAACTCGGAGATGAAGGGTTTGGAGGAGGATAGTGGTTTCCAAAAAGCATTAAAGAGTTTGGTTGAGAAGGCTGAGGTTGAAGTCAAGTCATTGATCGAGGAAGAGAAAAGAATCATGGAGTTGGTAAAGAACACCGGCAATTATTTCCATGGAAACGTTAAAAAAGACGAGGGTATACGCTTGTTTGTTGTCGTACGGGATTTCTTGGTAATTTTGGATAAAGTGTGTAAAGAGCTTAGAGACAAGCCGAAAATATCACATAAAAAGGAGGGGTCTCATGCATCATCTTCCTCCGGCTCCAGTATTGGATCACCTTCTCCCGATTGCTGA